In one window of Pseudodesulfovibrio sediminis DNA:
- the lysS gene encoding lysine--tRNA ligase, giving the protein MLEALQAKDELNAVIKSRVEKACLLLDDGIDLYPNDFKRDNEVQQILSDHGETDGEALESLDLEYTIAGRVVSYRSFGKVTFFHLQDRTGKIQVYAARDELGVEAYQRFKKTDIGDIVGVTGGLFRTKTGELTVKTKTFKLITKSMRPLPEKHHGLKDVETRYRQRYVDLIVTPKTTEIFKARTAIIREMRNILDEKGFMEVETPMMQAIPGGATAKPFETHHNALDMKLYMRIAPELYLKRLLVGGFERVYEINRNFRNEGTSTQHNPEFTMLEFYWAYANFENLMDLTEEMFSRIATKVTGSSVVTYQGVEVDLSIGAWTRMPFHESLEKIGGVPPEIYMDYDKCRDLVKEKGEKTVEGEKLGKLQAKLFDLLVEPKLIQPHFIYHYPTDISPLSRRNEANPEITDRFELFMTGRELANAFSELNDPVDQRGRFEIQVEEKEAGDEEAHFMDEDYVRALEYGMPPAAGQGIGIDRLVMLLTDSASIREVILFPLLRPEAG; this is encoded by the coding sequence ATGCTTGAGGCGCTTCAGGCCAAAGATGAACTTAACGCTGTAATCAAGTCGCGCGTTGAAAAAGCATGTCTGTTGCTTGACGACGGTATCGATCTTTACCCCAACGATTTTAAACGGGATAATGAGGTTCAGCAGATATTGAGTGACCATGGCGAGACGGATGGAGAGGCGCTTGAGAGCTTGGATCTCGAGTACACCATCGCAGGTCGTGTGGTCTCTTATCGCTCGTTCGGTAAGGTCACCTTCTTTCATCTCCAGGATCGAACCGGGAAAATTCAGGTCTATGCGGCCAGAGACGAGTTGGGTGTTGAGGCTTATCAACGCTTCAAGAAAACCGATATCGGCGACATCGTCGGTGTTACCGGCGGCCTCTTTCGTACCAAGACCGGTGAATTGACCGTAAAGACCAAAACTTTCAAACTCATTACGAAATCCATGCGTCCGTTGCCGGAAAAGCACCATGGCCTCAAGGACGTGGAAACTCGCTACCGCCAGCGGTATGTGGATCTCATAGTGACGCCCAAGACCACGGAAATTTTCAAGGCTCGTACCGCAATTATTCGTGAGATGCGGAACATCCTTGACGAGAAGGGCTTCATGGAAGTGGAAACACCCATGATGCAGGCCATTCCCGGTGGCGCCACGGCCAAGCCGTTTGAGACACATCATAATGCTCTCGACATGAAGCTCTACATGCGTATTGCACCGGAGTTATACCTCAAGCGATTGCTGGTTGGCGGATTCGAGCGGGTATATGAGATCAACAGGAACTTTCGCAACGAAGGCACCTCGACTCAGCATAACCCTGAATTCACCATGCTTGAATTCTATTGGGCGTATGCCAACTTCGAAAATCTGATGGATTTGACCGAAGAGATGTTCTCCCGGATTGCCACAAAGGTGACAGGTTCATCCGTGGTGACCTATCAAGGAGTCGAAGTCGACCTGTCCATCGGAGCCTGGACTCGCATGCCGTTCCATGAGTCGCTGGAGAAGATCGGTGGCGTGCCTCCTGAGATCTATATGGATTATGACAAATGTCGTGATCTGGTAAAAGAGAAAGGCGAGAAGACGGTCGAGGGTGAAAAGCTCGGCAAGCTCCAGGCCAAGCTCTTTGATCTGCTGGTTGAGCCGAAGCTCATACAGCCACACTTTATCTATCATTATCCGACAGATATTTCGCCGCTGTCTCGTCGCAACGAAGCCAATCCGGAAATAACCGACCGCTTCGAGTTGTTCATGACAGGCCGCGAGTTGGCCAATGCATTTTCTGAATTGAATGACCCCGTTGATCAACGAGGCCGTTTCGAAATTCAGGTGGAAGAAAAGGAAGCCGGTGATGAGGAGGCCCACTTCATGGACGAGGATTATGTTCGTGCCCTTGAATACGGTATGCCACCCGCTGCCGGTCAGGGTATAGGTATCGATCGTCTTGTCATGCTCCTGACAGACAGCGCCTCCATTCGGGAAGTCATCCTCTTCCCGCTACTCAGGCCAGAGGCCGGGTAG
- a CDS encoding tail fiber assembly protein, with the protein MYRYKDGSIKRMPPTTVEINGFLRSFAELTPEELDEAGYNEAVPLKRDAFTEYTTAWVKGDDLIYREEVVSAVVDEKARAEHAATQVRSERDQLLAESDWTQLADCPLDEKARLAWADYRGELRNIPQQAAFPDAIQWPDSPVA; encoded by the coding sequence ATGTACAGATACAAAGATGGAAGCATCAAACGTATGCCGCCGACAACCGTGGAGATCAACGGTTTTCTCCGCTCTTTCGCGGAGCTGACCCCCGAGGAGTTGGATGAGGCTGGGTACAATGAGGCGGTGCCCTTGAAGCGTGATGCCTTTACCGAGTACACCACGGCGTGGGTCAAGGGTGATGATTTGATCTACCGCGAGGAGGTTGTGTCTGCTGTGGTGGATGAGAAAGCCAGGGCTGAACACGCCGCCACGCAGGTGCGGTCTGAACGTGATCAACTGCTGGCCGAATCTGACTGGACGCAACTGGCTGATTGCCCGCTTGATGAGAAAGCGCGGCTGGCGTGGGCCGACTATCGTGGGGAACTCAGAAATATCCCGCAACAGGCGGCATTCCCGGACGCCATCCAGTGGCCGGACAGCCCTGTTGCCTGA